A part of Melittangium boletus DSM 14713 genomic DNA contains:
- a CDS encoding DUF1592 domain-containing protein: MLTFRQLVALGALFSSAAFLSACTSSNDAGCPDDLEFFRTQMWEPVMSTQCIACHSSGGAAAATRMVLLPPGEPGALENNFMTVRAIARQKLDGTSLLLLKPSGTHPEGHGGGKLVAQSSVLYTNFQRFADRINGVPGACQSSPQQMACTPEGLDPSAKRQLRMLTRFEYDNTLRDLLYLDTDSQWGKALPSEEVVHGFDNTADARAVGQLLTDKLLTVSEQAAEAAMAKLSRHVSCAPGEACAQTFIQDFGARAFRAPLTEEDVTRYRTLYASVAAEDGYVKGLEAVTAAMLMSSNFLYRSELGTHQGNGRYALSDYELASELSYLFWGSMPDADLFAKAKAGQLHTPEQLAAEARRMLASPRSRPMLDHFVSQWLDLEKLDQAQKDPSLFSDFTPQVRAAMKAETLALFDHVVRDGGGRMSDLFTADYTYASDTLAAFYGLPSSSAAGAVSATGSRRWELKGSGRGGLLSHGSILASQATPQVASPVRRGRLVRERLLCQPLPPAPPGLNLELPTIDPQQPNRERFTEHSRNPACSACHKMMDPIGFGFEQFNSVGRYQPQLANGTAVDASGEILASPATEGTFTGVEGLQDKLADSPDVQGCFSLNWLRFAYGVSGDDASCAATQLSERFRQGSLSIPELLVSLTQLPRFTQRWGEITALPTPTPGTDPVPPEDIPGTGDPTTPPPTSGGVQISTKVQDDWGGGYCHNVKVTNAGSSELDWRITLKVEGTLFNAWNATYQITGNGVEFTGVDWNSHLVPGGSASFGYCASR, translated from the coding sequence GTGCTGACCTTCCGGCAACTCGTTGCCCTTGGCGCCCTTTTCTCCTCCGCGGCCTTCCTGTCGGCGTGCACCTCGTCCAATGACGCGGGCTGCCCCGACGATCTGGAGTTCTTCCGCACCCAGATGTGGGAGCCGGTGATGTCCACGCAGTGCATCGCCTGCCACTCCTCCGGAGGAGCCGCGGCGGCCACGCGCATGGTGCTCCTCCCCCCGGGCGAGCCAGGCGCGCTGGAGAACAACTTCATGACGGTGCGGGCCATCGCGCGTCAGAAGCTGGATGGCACGTCCCTGCTCCTGCTCAAGCCCTCGGGAACGCACCCCGAGGGGCATGGCGGAGGCAAGCTCGTGGCCCAGAGCAGCGTGCTCTACACGAACTTCCAGCGCTTCGCGGACCGCATCAATGGCGTGCCCGGGGCGTGCCAGAGCTCGCCCCAGCAGATGGCGTGCACGCCGGAGGGGCTGGACCCCAGCGCCAAGCGCCAGCTGCGCATGCTCACCCGCTTCGAGTACGACAACACGCTGCGCGACCTGCTCTACCTGGACACCGACTCCCAGTGGGGCAAGGCCCTGCCCTCGGAAGAGGTGGTGCACGGCTTCGACAACACCGCGGATGCGCGCGCGGTGGGCCAGTTGCTCACCGACAAGCTGCTCACCGTGTCCGAGCAGGCCGCTGAGGCCGCCATGGCGAAGCTGTCCCGGCACGTCTCCTGCGCGCCCGGTGAGGCCTGCGCGCAGACGTTCATCCAGGACTTCGGCGCGCGCGCCTTCCGCGCCCCCCTGACCGAGGAGGACGTCACGCGCTACCGGACGCTCTACGCGTCCGTGGCGGCCGAGGACGGCTACGTCAAGGGGCTCGAGGCGGTGACCGCCGCCATGCTGATGTCCTCCAACTTCCTCTACCGCTCGGAGCTGGGGACGCACCAGGGCAACGGCCGCTACGCGCTCAGCGACTATGAGCTGGCCTCGGAGCTGTCGTACCTCTTCTGGGGCTCCATGCCGGACGCGGATCTCTTCGCCAAGGCCAAGGCGGGCCAGTTGCACACGCCAGAGCAGCTCGCCGCCGAGGCCCGCCGCATGCTGGCCTCGCCCCGGAGCCGCCCCATGCTCGATCACTTCGTGAGCCAGTGGTTGGACCTGGAGAAGCTCGATCAGGCCCAGAAGGATCCCAGCCTCTTCTCGGACTTCACCCCGCAGGTGCGCGCGGCGATGAAGGCGGAGACGCTGGCGCTCTTCGATCACGTGGTGCGCGACGGCGGCGGACGGATGTCCGATCTCTTCACCGCGGACTACACGTACGCCTCGGATACCCTGGCGGCCTTCTACGGCCTGCCCTCCTCCTCCGCGGCGGGAGCCGTGTCGGCCACGGGCTCGCGCCGCTGGGAGCTCAAGGGCTCGGGACGGGGCGGCCTCCTCTCCCATGGCAGCATCCTGGCCTCGCAGGCCACGCCCCAGGTCGCCTCGCCCGTGCGCCGGGGCCGGCTCGTGCGCGAGCGGCTGTTGTGCCAGCCCCTGCCGCCCGCGCCTCCGGGACTCAACCTGGAGCTGCCCACCATCGATCCCCAGCAGCCCAACCGGGAGCGTTTCACGGAGCACTCGCGCAACCCCGCCTGCTCGGCGTGCCACAAGATGATGGATCCCATCGGCTTCGGCTTCGAGCAGTTCAACAGCGTGGGCCGCTACCAGCCCCAGCTGGCCAACGGAACGGCCGTGGACGCGAGCGGGGAGATCCTGGCCTCTCCCGCCACCGAGGGCACCTTCACGGGCGTCGAGGGGCTCCAGGACAAGCTCGCCGACAGCCCGGACGTGCAGGGCTGCTTCTCCTTGAACTGGCTGCGCTTCGCCTATGGCGTGTCCGGGGATGATGCCTCCTGCGCCGCCACCCAGCTGTCGGAGCGTTTCCGCCAGGGCTCTCTGAGCATCCCGGAACTGCTCGTGTCGCTGACCCAGCTGCCGCGCTTCACCCAGCGGTGGGGGGAGATCACCGCCCTGCCCACGCCGACGCCTGGAACGGACCCCGTTCCCCCGGAGGACATCCCCGGAACGGGGGATCCGACCACGCCGCCCCCGACCTCCGGTGGCGTCCAGATCTCCACGAAGGTCCAGGATGATTGGGGCGGCGGCTACTGCCACAACGTCAAGGTGACCAACGCGGGCTCGTCCGAACTCGACTGGCGCATCACCCTCAAGGTGGAAGGCACCCTCTTCAACGCCTGGAACGCCACCTACCAGATCACCGGGAACGGCGTGGAGTTCACCGGCGTGGACTGGAACAGCCACCTCGTGCCGGGCGGCAGCGCCAGCTTCGGCTACTGCGCCAGCCGCTGA